In Haloarcula salinisoli, one genomic interval encodes:
- a CDS encoding aldo/keto reductase — MEYTRLGSTGTTVSQLCYGTWRFGRETGGVVETDKEQAHELLDAAWERGINFFDTANVYGTPNGKSERYIGEWLEERDREDVVIASKVYFPFDGWGEPGPNDSGLGRKHIRAQIEGTLDRLDTDYLDLYYIHRWDEESDIVETLRTLNDLVREGKVHYLGASTMAAWQLTKALWKSDVEGLERFEVTQPLFHAGYRDDIKDYLDVAADQDMAVCPYSPLAGGFLTGKYERTDDDDPTKFEGPEGARGSLSDRFEDFYLSERGWHVLDELRAVADELDATPPQVALRWLIEQPDITCVPIVGARTVDQLDENVGAADISLSDEQFNRIVSARYAEDGERWGHRG, encoded by the coding sequence ATGGAGTACACACGACTCGGTTCGACCGGGACGACGGTGTCACAGCTCTGTTACGGGACCTGGCGCTTTGGCCGGGAGACCGGCGGCGTCGTCGAGACCGACAAGGAGCAGGCCCACGAGTTGCTGGACGCGGCGTGGGAGCGCGGCATCAACTTCTTCGACACGGCGAACGTCTACGGGACGCCGAACGGGAAATCGGAGCGCTACATCGGCGAGTGGCTCGAGGAGCGCGACCGCGAGGACGTCGTCATCGCCTCGAAGGTGTACTTCCCCTTCGACGGCTGGGGCGAGCCCGGTCCGAACGACTCCGGGCTGGGTCGCAAGCACATCCGCGCCCAGATCGAGGGGACACTCGACCGCCTCGATACGGACTATCTCGACCTCTACTACATCCACCGCTGGGACGAAGAAAGCGACATCGTCGAGACGCTGCGGACGCTGAACGACCTCGTCCGCGAGGGGAAGGTCCACTATCTCGGCGCGTCGACGATGGCCGCCTGGCAGCTGACGAAGGCCCTGTGGAAGAGCGACGTCGAGGGGCTCGAACGCTTCGAGGTGACCCAGCCACTCTTTCACGCCGGCTACCGCGACGACATCAAGGACTATCTGGACGTCGCCGCCGACCAGGACATGGCGGTCTGTCCGTACTCGCCGCTGGCGGGCGGCTTCCTCACCGGGAAGTACGAGCGCACGGACGACGACGACCCGACCAAGTTCGAGGGGCCCGAGGGCGCCCGGGGCTCGCTGTCGGACCGCTTCGAGGACTTCTATCTCTCCGAGCGGGGCTGGCACGTGCTGGACGAACTGCGCGCCGTCGCCGACGAACTCGACGCGACCCCGCCACAGGTCGCGCTGCGCTGGCTCATCGAGCAGCCCGACATCACCTGTGTGCCCATCGTCGGCGCCCGCACCGTCGACCAACTAGACGAGAACGTCGGGGCGGCCGACATCTCGCTGTCGGACGAACAGTTCAACCGCATCGTCTCGGCGCGCTACGCCGAGGACGGCGAGCGGTGGGGCCACCGGGGCTAA
- a CDS encoding beta-CASP ribonuclease aCPSF1: MSTVDKQLEEVRETIDEEVPRQITVTDVTYEGPELVIYTRDPREFATDGDLVRRLASKLRKRITVRPDPDVLTHPDEAESEIRELVPDDAAVSDIQFLADTGEVVIRAKKPGQVIGRRGETLREITKTTGWTPEVERTPAIDSPTVKNVRTFLTQERDDRRDILERVGRQIHRDPMSSEEWVRVTTLGGCKEVGRAAYIISTADTRILVDCGDKPGERTEQPYLDIPEAIGSGATSLDAVVLTHAHLDHAALVPLLYENGYDGPIYCTEPTRDLLGLMTLGYIDSAAMTGQQRPYGTEMVREAVKHCIPLEYGDVTDIAPDVKLTLHNAGHVLGSSVVHFHIGDGLYNVAFSGDIDYDSSRLLDGAVNEFPRVETLVLESTYGGRNDYQTDQDDSERKLRERLQDVAETDGTLLIPTDAVGRPQELLVVLEELMDSGTVPEMPVYLDEMIWEATAVHTSYPEFLRNDIESRLQSDDENPFLAAQFTPVGDDEERRELAQRDEASVVLSTPGMCTPGPVRTWLSALSDDPDNTLVFVDKQARGTLGKQIQGGADSITIDGETVPIEMRVETIDGFSGHADRQGLENFVKTMHPRPEKVLCVDGDQSATQDLSSSLYHDYNLRTFTPENLETFRFI, encoded by the coding sequence ATGAGCACGGTAGACAAGCAACTCGAAGAAGTCCGCGAAACGATAGACGAAGAGGTTCCCAGACAGATTACCGTCACCGACGTGACCTACGAGGGGCCGGAGCTGGTTATCTACACCCGCGACCCCAGAGAGTTCGCCACCGACGGCGACCTGGTTCGCCGGCTGGCCTCCAAGCTGCGAAAGCGCATCACCGTCCGACCGGACCCGGACGTCCTCACGCACCCGGACGAGGCCGAATCGGAGATTCGCGAGCTGGTTCCCGACGACGCCGCGGTCAGCGACATCCAGTTTCTCGCCGACACGGGCGAGGTCGTCATCCGCGCGAAGAAACCGGGGCAGGTCATCGGCCGGCGCGGCGAGACGCTGCGGGAGATAACCAAAACGACGGGCTGGACGCCCGAAGTGGAGCGGACGCCGGCCATCGACTCGCCGACCGTCAAAAACGTCCGGACCTTCCTGACACAGGAACGGGACGACCGCCGCGACATCCTGGAACGTGTCGGCCGCCAGATTCACCGCGACCCGATGTCCAGCGAGGAGTGGGTCCGCGTGACCACGCTGGGCGGGTGCAAGGAGGTCGGTCGCGCGGCCTACATCATCTCGACGGCCGACACCCGAATCCTCGTCGACTGTGGCGACAAGCCCGGCGAGCGGACCGAGCAGCCGTATCTGGATATCCCCGAAGCCATCGGGTCGGGCGCGACCTCGCTCGACGCCGTGGTGCTGACCCACGCCCATCTCGACCACGCCGCGCTGGTCCCCCTGCTGTACGAGAACGGCTACGACGGCCCTATCTACTGTACCGAACCCACCCGGGACCTGCTCGGGCTCATGACGCTCGGTTACATCGACTCGGCAGCGATGACGGGCCAGCAGCGACCGTACGGCACCGAGATGGTCCGCGAGGCAGTCAAACACTGCATCCCGCTGGAGTACGGCGACGTGACCGACATCGCCCCGGACGTGAAGCTGACGCTGCACAACGCCGGTCACGTGCTGGGTAGCTCGGTCGTCCACTTCCACATCGGCGACGGCCTCTACAACGTCGCTTTCTCCGGGGACATCGACTACGACAGCAGCCGCCTGCTCGACGGCGCGGTCAACGAGTTCCCCCGCGTCGAGACGCTCGTCCTGGAGTCGACCTACGGCGGTCGCAACGACTACCAGACCGACCAGGACGACTCCGAGCGCAAGCTCAGAGAGCGGCTCCAGGACGTCGCCGAGACCGACGGGACGCTCCTGATTCCGACCGACGCCGTCGGCCGACCACAGGAGCTGCTGGTGGTCCTCGAGGAGCTCATGGACTCGGGCACAGTGCCGGAGATGCCGGTCTACCTCGACGAGATGATATGGGAGGCCACGGCGGTCCACACCAGCTACCCCGAGTTCCTCCGGAACGACATCGAGAGCCGGCTCCAGTCCGACGACGAGAACCCGTTTTTAGCTGCGCAGTTCACACCCGTCGGGGACGACGAGGAGCGCCGCGAACTGGCCCAGCGTGACGAGGCGAGCGTCGTCCTCTCGACGCCGGGTATGTGTACGCCCGGCCCGGTCCGGACGTGGCTTTCGGCGCTTTCCGACGACCCCGACAACACGCTCGTGTTCGTCGACAAACAGGCCCGCGGGACGCTGGGCAAGCAAATCCAGGGCGGCGCCGACTCGATTACCATCGACGGCGAAACGGTGCCGATAGAAATGCGCGTCGAGACCATCGACGGCTTCTCGGGCCACGCCGACCGGCAGGGCCTGGAGAACTTCGTGAAGACGATGCATCCGCGGCCGGAGAAAGTCCTCTGTGTGGACGGCGACCAGTCGGCGACCCAGGACCTCTCATCGTCGCTGTACCACGACTACAACCTCCGGACGTTCACGCCGGAGAACCTGGAGACCTTCCGGTTCATCTGA
- a CDS encoding iron transporter, whose product MDRRRFLASAGLAGASILAGCGSVENQSTRSPPLVENRPDATYYPTHSEGMEMIGHKQAGDYMVGLTYSYPHRFWTVTGTNAEQVTIRDADSVHLMASVWDPETMTVLPIESGVSITIDADGETVADKQPWPMVSQNMGFHYGDNYQLDGEGVYEITVRVDGMTERRLGGFADRFGDAGEMTTNFEFSRDARDAISYDEYPDQQGSRAALDLMSMEMMPTSQVPAPEDLPGELLGTAKGSDEVYAATWVSEADVLESGQSYLAVSVRTPYNRVPLPMMSLDGTVEIDGESVYDDALSPTVDPAVGYHYGAVVEATGDPSVTVETIGPPQVSRHEGYETAFLDTPTLSF is encoded by the coding sequence ATGGACCGCCGTCGTTTCCTCGCATCCGCTGGCCTGGCAGGGGCATCGATACTCGCTGGCTGTGGCTCGGTCGAGAACCAGTCGACCCGGTCGCCACCGCTTGTCGAGAACCGTCCCGACGCGACCTACTACCCGACTCACTCCGAGGGGATGGAGATGATAGGGCACAAGCAGGCCGGCGACTACATGGTCGGGCTGACCTACTCCTACCCCCACCGCTTCTGGACGGTGACCGGCACGAACGCCGAGCAGGTCACCATCCGGGACGCCGACAGCGTCCACCTGATGGCGTCGGTGTGGGACCCCGAGACCATGACGGTCCTCCCCATCGAATCCGGCGTCTCGATCACCATCGACGCCGACGGCGAGACCGTCGCGGACAAACAGCCCTGGCCCATGGTCTCCCAGAACATGGGCTTTCACTACGGCGACAACTACCAGCTAGACGGCGAGGGCGTCTACGAGATAACCGTCCGGGTCGACGGGATGACCGAACGTCGACTTGGCGGGTTCGCCGACAGGTTCGGTGACGCAGGCGAGATGACCACCAACTTCGAGTTCTCCCGGGACGCACGCGACGCCATCTCCTACGACGAGTACCCCGACCAGCAGGGCAGCCGTGCCGCGCTCGACCTCATGAGCATGGAGATGATGCCCACCTCGCAGGTCCCCGCGCCCGAGGACCTCCCCGGCGAACTGCTGGGCACAGCGAAGGGCAGCGACGAGGTGTACGCGGCGACGTGGGTCTCGGAGGCCGACGTTCTAGAGTCGGGCCAGTCCTATCTGGCCGTCTCGGTCCGGACGCCGTACAACCGGGTGCCGCTACCGATGATGAGCCTCGACGGTACCGTCGAAATCGACGGCGAGAGCGTCTACGACGACGCCCTCTCGCCGACCGTCGACCCAGCCGTTGGCTACCACTACGGTGCCGTGGTCGAGGCGACCGGTGACCCGTCGGTCACTGTCGAGACCATCGGCCCCCCACAGGTCTCCCGTCACGAGGGGTACGAGACGGCGTTCCTCGACACCCCGACCCTATCGTTCTAG
- a CDS encoding HalOD1 output domain-containing protein: MEHTRNPDTSMTVAVVEAVSSFENCEPTTLAPLYRVVDTDALDALFATGPGASGDRGCAVSFEFSDSHVTIENSERIVVEPATATRVPSN; encoded by the coding sequence ATGGAACACACGAGGAATCCAGACACGTCGATGACTGTCGCGGTAGTCGAGGCGGTGAGTTCCTTCGAGAACTGCGAGCCCACCACTCTGGCGCCACTCTATCGCGTCGTCGACACTGACGCGCTGGACGCGCTCTTTGCGACCGGCCCCGGCGCGAGCGGCGACCGTGGCTGTGCCGTCTCGTTCGAATTCAGTGACTCACACGTGACCATCGAGAACAGCGAGCGAATCGTCGTCGAGCCGGCGACGGCGACGCGTGTCCCATCCAACTGA
- a CDS encoding DUF7405 family protein: MSDRGISRRNFAKSAVAIGGASALAACLDRFGSPDVPSGTDPASLPARQHAWDGGLPTDDAGNHRLGRHHILLLLDYARDGAPTSGDRQQVTDALQSLERAYAWQADGLQFTLGYSPAYFDRFEAAPTGVDLPEPSALAPFEDPEFDTPDAILHLASDHEQVVLAAEEALKGNQESVNDQEMAGSFSGVFSVADRRTGFVGAGLPAENQDVDGIPDSEPVPEDAPLFMGFKSGFKENQASEDRVTVESGPFADGTTQHLSQIRLQLQQWYEQDSRDQRVSKMFCPAHAEEEKVEGVGENLGTDSGVGDCADDVVENSRRAGVAGHAEKAARARDGNDTPIILRRDFDSTDGGEARVHFLSLQRSIADFVATKSMTNGTDVADESAVGQRVNNGILQYMRVERRGNYLLPPRDLRALPPADPAQ, translated from the coding sequence ATGAGTGACCGTGGTATCTCCAGACGCAATTTCGCCAAGAGCGCCGTCGCCATCGGCGGTGCGTCCGCACTCGCGGCCTGTCTCGACCGGTTCGGGTCGCCCGACGTTCCCTCGGGGACCGACCCGGCGAGCCTGCCGGCCCGACAGCACGCCTGGGATGGGGGGTTACCCACGGACGATGCCGGGAATCACCGACTGGGGCGCCACCACATCCTGCTCTTGCTCGACTACGCGCGCGACGGGGCGCCCACCAGCGGTGACCGACAGCAGGTCACCGACGCCCTGCAGTCCCTGGAGCGGGCCTACGCCTGGCAGGCCGACGGGCTCCAGTTCACGCTCGGCTATAGCCCAGCCTATTTCGACCGCTTCGAGGCCGCACCGACCGGCGTCGACCTGCCCGAGCCGTCGGCGCTGGCCCCCTTCGAGGACCCCGAGTTCGACACGCCCGACGCCATCCTCCACCTCGCGAGCGACCACGAGCAGGTCGTGCTGGCCGCCGAAGAGGCGCTGAAGGGCAACCAGGAGTCAGTCAACGACCAGGAGATGGCGGGGTCGTTTTCCGGGGTCTTCTCAGTGGCCGATCGGCGCACCGGCTTCGTCGGGGCCGGTCTCCCAGCGGAGAACCAGGACGTCGACGGGATTCCGGACTCCGAGCCGGTGCCCGAGGACGCCCCCCTGTTCATGGGGTTCAAGTCCGGCTTCAAGGAGAACCAGGCGAGCGAGGACCGCGTCACCGTCGAGTCGGGGCCCTTCGCCGACGGGACGACCCAGCACCTCTCGCAAATCCGGCTGCAGCTCCAGCAGTGGTACGAGCAGGACTCCCGGGACCAGCGCGTCTCGAAGATGTTCTGTCCGGCCCACGCCGAGGAGGAGAAAGTCGAGGGCGTCGGCGAGAACCTCGGCACCGACAGCGGCGTCGGCGACTGTGCGGACGACGTGGTCGAGAACAGCCGGCGTGCGGGCGTCGCCGGGCACGCGGAGAAGGCCGCCCGCGCTCGCGACGGGAACGACACCCCCATCATCCTGCGGCGGGACTTCGACTCGACCGACGGCGGCGAGGCGCGGGTCCACTTTCTCTCTCTGCAGCGCTCTATCGCCGATTTCGTCGCCACGAAGTCGATGACGAACGGCACCGACGTGGCCGACGAGTCCGCGGTCGGCCAGCGCGTCAACAACGGCATCCTCCAGTACATGCGCGTCGAGCGCCGCGGGAACTATCTCCTGCCGCCCCGTGACCTTCGGGCGCTGCCGCCGGCAGACCCCGCCCAGTAG
- a CDS encoding winged helix-turn-helix transcriptional regulator codes for MSETRARIRREIEREPGIHFRALTRGLELATGQVQYHLGRLEDVRVERVNGRTHYYPPGYDAWERTSLALLRRETARDIVATLYDAGEPRPDAVADRVGIARSTLEHHLDGLVASDVVRKQRDGNRVTLSLSRPEATVALLGTVEPSLAERLTDRFERLVDGLLESSERD; via the coding sequence ATGAGCGAGACACGAGCGCGCATCCGCCGGGAAATCGAGCGCGAACCAGGCATCCACTTCCGGGCGCTGACACGCGGACTGGAGCTGGCGACGGGGCAGGTCCAGTACCATCTGGGCCGCCTGGAGGACGTTCGCGTCGAGCGGGTCAACGGCCGGACCCACTACTACCCGCCGGGGTACGACGCGTGGGAGCGGACATCGCTTGCGTTGCTCCGCCGGGAGACGGCCCGGGACATCGTCGCGACGCTTTACGACGCTGGCGAGCCCCGACCAGACGCCGTCGCCGACCGGGTCGGTATCGCCCGGAGCACGCTGGAACACCACCTCGACGGGCTGGTGGCGAGCGATGTCGTCCGGAAGCAACGCGACGGGAACCGGGTGACGCTCTCGCTGTCGCGTCCCGAGGCGACGGTGGCGCTGCTCGGGACGGTCGAGCCGAGCCTCGCCGAGCGGCTGACCGACCGTTTCGAGCGGCTGGTCGACGGGCTGCTGGAGTCGTCGGAGCGAGACTAG
- a CDS encoding DUF7471 family protein, translating into MNWPGHVGGHWGAVHVDFTVVLAASALATAVLCLAGLTAYRRRGSRAYLLVALALAGLVAQPVLGGLAMVGAVSPAAHHTLEHAADALIVLLVLGAVYDARATDERREVGR; encoded by the coding sequence ATGAATTGGCCAGGTCACGTCGGCGGCCACTGGGGCGCCGTTCACGTCGACTTCACCGTCGTGCTCGCGGCCTCGGCGCTGGCCACGGCGGTGCTCTGTCTGGCGGGCCTGACAGCCTACCGCCGCCGGGGGTCGCGTGCCTATCTGCTGGTCGCGCTGGCACTCGCCGGGCTGGTCGCACAGCCGGTGCTTGGCGGACTGGCGATGGTCGGCGCCGTCAGTCCCGCGGCCCACCACACGCTGGAACACGCCGCCGACGCCCTCATCGTCCTGCTGGTGCTGGGCGCGGTGTACGACGCCCGCGCGACCGACGAGCGCCGAGAGGTGGGGCGATGA